A window of Mesoplasma chauliocola contains these coding sequences:
- the mutM gene encoding DNA-formamidopyrimidine glycosylase, protein MPELPEVRTVANFLDKKVSNLNIVKGECFFSKMIWRNSLNEFMQSIINQKIIKVFNYGKYLLFQLPNKMIISHLRMEGKWSVTSKEIHIYNKNHLRFQFKLSDGNYLKYYDSRKFGTLEVWDNEDYIKMSGMYKLGPEPLNNQPNLKYLKEKANKSSMPIKGFILDQTVLCGIGNIYANEILFASKINPERATKTLSDEELSSVIKYSNKILEKSIKLKGTSIHSYKSGNGETGQFQHELKVHLRKDEPCFKCGTLIAKKQVAGRGTFYCPECQR, encoded by the coding sequence ATGCCTGAATTACCAGAAGTACGAACTGTTGCAAACTTTTTAGATAAAAAAGTTTCTAATTTAAATATAGTTAAAGGCGAATGTTTCTTTTCAAAAATGATTTGGAGAAACTCGCTCAATGAATTTATGCAAAGTATAATAAATCAAAAAATAATTAAAGTATTTAATTATGGTAAATATTTACTTTTTCAACTTCCAAACAAGATGATAATAAGTCACCTAAGAATGGAAGGAAAATGAAGTGTAACTTCTAAAGAAATTCATATTTATAATAAGAATCATTTAAGATTTCAATTTAAATTATCTGATGGAAATTATTTAAAATATTATGATTCAAGAAAATTTGGAACTTTAGAAGTTTGGGATAACGAAGATTACATAAAAATGAGTGGTATGTATAAACTTGGCCCTGAGCCATTAAATAATCAACCAAATTTAAAATATCTTAAAGAAAAGGCAAATAAGTCAAGTATGCCTATAAAAGGATTTATATTAGATCAAACTGTTTTATGTGGAATTGGAAATATCTATGCAAATGAAATTTTATTTGCATCTAAGATAAATCCAGAAAGAGCTACAAAAACACTATCAGATGAAGAACTAAGCTCAGTTATAAAATACTCTAATAAAATACTAGAAAAATCAATTAAGCTAAAAGGCACTTCAATTCATAGTTATAAATCTGGTAATGGAGAAACAGGACAATTTCAACATGAACTAAAAGTACATTTAAGAAAAGATGAACCATGTTTTAAATGTGGTACATTAATTGCGAAAAAACAAGTTGCAGGTAGGGGTACTTTTTATTGCCCTGAATGTCAAAGATAA
- the gap gene encoding type I glyceraldehyde-3-phosphate dehydrogenase, with product MSKKVAINGFGRIGRLTFRQLFNQGVEIVAVNDLTDTKTLAYLLEFDSAQGKFQEGKISYTENSIIVDGKEVKIFAERNAADLPWGKLGIDLVIESTGFYTDKEKASAHLTAGAKKVIISAPATGEMKTIVYGVNHKNLTSEDVIISGASCTTNCLSPVAKIIDEEFGIVKGKMVTVHAVTNDQKLLDLPHGDLRRGRAAAWNIVPSTTGAAKAVSLVLPNLKGKLDGYALRVPTITGSITDVTLQLSKKTTVEEINAKVEARIKGDADLSKALKFNTQQIVSGDTIGSSFGSIFDATLTKITEVNGEQLVTVCAWYDNESSYVSQLVRTTVYFMGL from the coding sequence ATGTCAAAAAAAGTTGCAATTAACGGATTCGGAAGAATCGGACGTTTAACATTTAGACAATTATTCAACCAAGGAGTTGAAATCGTTGCTGTTAACGATTTAACAGACACAAAAACATTAGCTTACTTATTAGAATTTGATTCAGCACAAGGTAAATTCCAAGAAGGAAAAATTTCTTACACAGAAAACTCAATTATTGTTGATGGAAAAGAAGTTAAAATCTTTGCTGAAAGAAATGCAGCAGACTTACCTTGAGGAAAATTAGGGATCGATTTAGTAATCGAATCAACAGGTTTCTACACAGATAAAGAGAAAGCATCAGCACACTTAACAGCAGGAGCAAAAAAAGTTATTATTTCAGCACCTGCTACAGGAGAAATGAAAACAATAGTTTACGGAGTTAACCACAAAAACTTAACTTCTGAAGACGTTATTATTTCAGGAGCATCATGTACAACAAACTGTTTATCACCAGTAGCTAAAATTATTGATGAAGAATTTGGAATTGTTAAAGGAAAAATGGTTACAGTTCACGCCGTAACTAATGACCAAAAATTATTAGACTTACCTCATGGAGACTTAAGAAGAGGTCGTGCAGCAGCATGAAATATTGTTCCTTCAACTACTGGAGCTGCTAAAGCTGTTTCATTAGTATTGCCAAACTTAAAAGGTAAATTAGATGGATATGCATTACGTGTTCCAACAATTACAGGGTCAATTACTGATGTAACTTTACAATTAAGTAAAAAAACAACTGTTGAAGAAATTAATGCTAAAGTTGAAGCAAGAATTAAAGGTGACGCTGACTTATCAAAAGCACTAAAATTCAACACACAACAAATCGTTTCAGGAGATACAATCGGATCATCATTCGGTTCAATATTCGATGCAACATTAACAAAAATTACTGAAGTTAATGGTGAACAATTAGTTACTGTTTGTGCATGATATGATAATGAATCATCATACGTTTCACAATTAGTAAGAACAACAGTTTACTTCATGGGATTATAA
- the polA gene encoding DNA polymerase I, whose translation MKKILLVDGNSLLFRAYYASAYAGSVLKTSSGIPTNAVYSFANMLTSLISERDYFDVKVAFDKSKKTFRHDKLENYKAGRSATPEDLIPQFQIVREFLDSANISWWEKENYEADDLIGTMAKIIESNCEEYEVEILTSDKDMFQLITDKTKILLPKTGTSNLELFGKEELLIKWEVSPENVVDLKGLMGDPSDNLKGVEGVGEKTAIKLLKEFKTIEGIYEQINSIGGKLQEKLINGKESAILCKEIATINCEVEIENLNFESIKLNLSGLVSFLEKYEMISLIKRLSNRVGLINKTEESNTKKIDFKVLNEWDNSLALNDNFIYIESLEENYHKGEILGMAILNENGNFYLENLKDDAELEKFFLNKKFNKLTYDLKRTATLLRNYEIDFAYDSFTYDAMVAAYVLNPNITSRIQNLINIVQTDLFLEEDEIIYGKGAKLNKGIEFEKKAIFTIEKAQIIKETFVPIIEQLKQNNQFNLYQNIEFPLIEVLFEMEEKGILIDKLELDKQTARTLNKIEELEAKMKLILAGDIEENFNFSSPKQIKELLFDQLGLPSNKKQSTDREALEKIIYLHPIVALLLEHRKLTKLYSTYLRGFEKFIFADNKVHTIFNQTLTNTGRLSSSEPNIQNISVKDELQKEARKIFISGNQTKFYSFDYSQIELRVLAQLGQEDTLIEIFKNKRDVHTEAARKIFDLTVDSEVSSEQRRIAKVFNFGIIYGLSDFGLSNDLKISIIEAKNFIKDYYNSFPKLITYKNILIKEASENGYAATYANRRRLVPELASANFLIKNFGNRIAVNMPIQGTAADILKVAMVNIYKSFVIENMKSFMVAQIHDEIIFEIYDEETEKALNIISKNMEKAFKDLSKIIGKKPSEIVVELEVNASKGENWFELK comes from the coding sequence ATGAAAAAGATTTTATTAGTAGATGGAAATTCATTACTATTTAGAGCATATTATGCAAGTGCTTATGCAGGATCGGTTTTAAAAACAAGTAGTGGTATACCAACAAATGCAGTTTATTCTTTTGCAAATATGTTGACTAGTTTAATTAGTGAAAGAGATTATTTTGATGTCAAAGTTGCTTTCGATAAGTCAAAAAAGACTTTTAGACATGATAAGTTAGAAAACTATAAAGCAGGTAGATCAGCAACACCTGAAGATTTGATTCCTCAGTTTCAAATTGTTAGAGAATTTTTAGATTCAGCAAATATTTCATGGTGAGAAAAAGAAAATTACGAAGCTGATGATTTAATAGGAACAATGGCAAAAATTATTGAATCAAATTGTGAAGAATATGAAGTTGAAATATTAACAAGTGATAAAGATATGTTTCAACTTATAACTGATAAGACAAAAATTTTATTGCCTAAAACAGGAACATCAAATTTGGAACTTTTTGGTAAAGAAGAATTATTGATTAAATGAGAAGTTTCTCCTGAGAACGTTGTTGATTTAAAGGGACTCATGGGTGATCCATCTGATAACTTAAAAGGTGTTGAAGGTGTTGGAGAAAAAACAGCAATTAAACTTTTAAAGGAGTTTAAAACAATAGAAGGAATATATGAGCAAATTAACTCTATTGGTGGGAAATTACAAGAAAAATTAATTAATGGAAAAGAATCAGCTATTTTATGTAAAGAAATTGCAACCATAAATTGTGAAGTCGAAATTGAAAATTTAAATTTCGAATCAATAAAATTAAATTTAAGTGGGTTAGTAAGCTTTTTAGAAAAATATGAAATGATTTCATTAATTAAAAGACTTTCAAATAGAGTAGGTCTAATTAATAAAACAGAAGAATCTAATACAAAAAAAATAGATTTTAAAGTTTTGAATGAGTGAGATAATTCTTTAGCATTAAATGATAACTTCATATATATAGAATCTTTAGAAGAAAACTATCATAAAGGTGAAATTTTAGGAATGGCTATTTTGAATGAAAATGGCAATTTTTATTTAGAGAATTTAAAAGATGATGCAGAACTTGAAAAATTCTTTTTAAATAAAAAATTTAATAAGTTAACGTATGATTTAAAAAGAACAGCAACCTTATTAAGGAATTACGAAATTGATTTTGCTTATGATTCTTTTACCTATGATGCAATGGTTGCAGCATATGTCTTAAACCCAAATATAACTTCAAGAATTCAAAATTTAATTAACATAGTGCAAACTGATTTATTTTTAGAAGAAGATGAAATTATTTATGGAAAAGGTGCAAAATTAAATAAAGGCATTGAATTTGAGAAGAAAGCAATCTTTACAATTGAAAAAGCTCAAATTATAAAAGAGACTTTTGTTCCAATAATTGAACAATTAAAACAAAACAATCAATTTAATCTTTATCAAAATATTGAATTCCCTCTTATTGAAGTTTTATTTGAAATGGAAGAAAAAGGAATTTTAATTGATAAATTAGAGCTTGATAAACAAACTGCTAGAACTTTAAATAAAATTGAAGAGCTAGAGGCTAAAATGAAATTGATATTAGCTGGTGATATAGAAGAAAACTTTAATTTTTCTTCTCCAAAACAAATTAAAGAGTTATTATTTGATCAATTAGGATTGCCATCAAACAAAAAGCAAAGTACAGACAGAGAAGCATTAGAAAAAATTATTTATTTACACCCAATAGTTGCATTGCTTTTAGAACATAGAAAATTAACTAAGTTATATTCTACTTATTTAAGAGGATTTGAAAAATTTATTTTCGCAGATAATAAAGTGCATACTATTTTTAACCAAACATTAACAAACACAGGAAGGCTTTCTTCATCTGAACCAAATATTCAAAATATTTCAGTTAAAGATGAATTACAAAAAGAAGCTCGTAAAATTTTTATAAGTGGTAATCAAACCAAGTTTTATAGTTTTGATTATTCTCAAATTGAACTTAGAGTTTTAGCTCAGTTAGGGCAAGAAGATACTTTAATTGAAATTTTTAAAAATAAAAGAGATGTACACACAGAGGCAGCTCGTAAAATATTTGACCTTACTGTTGATTCAGAAGTTTCAAGCGAACAAAGAAGAATAGCAAAAGTTTTTAACTTTGGAATAATATATGGATTAAGTGATTTTGGATTGAGTAATGATTTAAAAATTTCAATTATAGAGGCAAAAAATTTTATTAAGGATTACTATAATTCATTTCCTAAACTAATAACATACAAAAATATTTTAATTAAAGAAGCCAGCGAAAATGGGTACGCTGCAACATATGCAAATAGAAGAAGACTAGTTCCTGAACTTGCTTCAGCAAATTTCCTTATTAAAAATTTTGGAAATAGAATTGCTGTTAACATGCCTATTCAAGGAACAGCGGCTGATATATTAAAAGTTGCAATGGTCAATATATATAAATCGTTTGTTATTGAGAATATGAAAAGTTTTATGGTTGCTCAAATACACGATGAAATCATTTTTGAAATATATGATGAAGAAACTGAAAAGGCATTAAATATAATTTCAAAAAATATGGAAAAAGCATTTAAAGATTTATCTAAGATTATTGGAAAAAAGCCTTCTGAGATAGTGGTAGAACTTGAAGTCAACGCTTCTAAGGGAGAAAATTGATTTGAATTAAAATAA
- a CDS encoding phosphoglycerate kinase, translated as MNYNTKKTLKDINVKGKKVLVRVDFNVPLKDGVITDDNRIQAALPTIKYLIENDAKVILFSHLSRIKSEDDKKTKSLAPVAKRLEEVLGQSVQFVNQTRGIELENAINALSDKQVLLFENTRFEDVKNGEVVKAESKNAPELGKYWASLGEIFINDAFGTAHRAHASNVGIASNISESALGFLVQSEIEMLGKGIDAPERPFVAILGGAKVSDKIGVIDNLLSKVDKILIGGGMTYTFHKAMGLEIGNSLLEADKVELAKEYLEKANGKIILPVDSLCAPEYADVEPTLCGENVPAGMMGLDIGPKTIEMYQKALANAKTVVWNGPMGVSEFENFKAGTVAVCEAAAKRKADGGFTLIGGGDSAAAAIKLGFKEEFSWISTGGGASLEYMEGKELPGISAIQNK; from the coding sequence ATGAATTACAATACAAAAAAAACATTGAAAGATATTAATGTAAAAGGTAAAAAAGTTTTAGTTCGTGTTGATTTTAACGTTCCGTTAAAAGATGGGGTTATTACAGATGACAACCGTATTCAAGCTGCATTACCTACTATTAAATATTTAATTGAAAATGATGCTAAAGTAATTTTATTTTCACACTTATCAAGAATTAAAAGTGAAGATGATAAAAAAACTAAATCATTAGCACCAGTTGCAAAAAGATTAGAAGAAGTTTTAGGACAAAGTGTTCAATTTGTAAACCAAACAAGAGGAATAGAATTAGAAAATGCTATCAATGCATTATCTGACAAACAAGTTTTATTATTTGAAAATACTCGTTTTGAAGATGTTAAAAATGGTGAAGTTGTTAAAGCAGAATCAAAAAATGCTCCTGAATTAGGAAAATACTGAGCTAGCTTAGGTGAAATTTTTATTAATGATGCATTTGGAACAGCACACCGTGCTCACGCTTCTAATGTAGGAATTGCATCAAATATTTCAGAATCAGCTTTAGGATTTTTAGTTCAAAGTGAAATTGAAATGTTAGGAAAAGGAATCGATGCTCCTGAAAGACCATTCGTTGCAATTTTAGGTGGAGCAAAAGTTTCTGACAAAATTGGGGTTATCGATAATCTATTATCAAAAGTAGATAAAATCTTAATTGGTGGAGGTATGACATATACATTCCACAAAGCAATGGGATTAGAAATTGGAAACTCTTTACTTGAAGCTGATAAAGTTGAATTAGCAAAAGAATATTTAGAAAAAGCAAATGGAAAAATTATTTTACCAGTTGATAGTTTATGTGCTCCTGAATATGCAGATGTTGAACCTACATTGTGCGGTGAAAATGTTCCTGCAGGAATGATGGGACTAGACATTGGGCCTAAAACAATTGAAATGTATCAAAAAGCTTTAGCTAATGCTAAAACTGTTGTTTGAAATGGGCCAATGGGAGTTAGTGAATTTGAAAATTTTAAAGCAGGTACTGTTGCTGTTTGTGAAGCTGCTGCTAAACGTAAAGCTGATGGTGGATTTACTTTAATTGGTGGTGGTGATTCTGCTGCTGCTGCAATTAAATTAGGATTTAAAGAAGAATTCTCATGAATTTCTACTGGTGGGGGAGCATCATTAGAATACATGGAAGGTAAGGAATTACCAGGAATAAGTGCAATTCAAAATAAATAG
- the dnaE gene encoding DNA polymerase III subunit alpha, whose amino-acid sequence MSNFIPLVNIRSVYNFQESLIKIDDYISFAKKEKLEYLFYCENKTMFGVAEFFKKASSQNIKPIIGLSIELENKKIITLIPKNKKSYQDVCFISSEMNNDFILSELQILELLQSKLDQNMIVITNLTEEHQIYFNTAEIYNTNSVNFFFNNIRYISNNEQEHYKGVFALKNGLNITQANEAYKIDESYPLAEDILEIYPETLKISNEISEKVNLNIFDSEEKHMAKFTAPDNIPSFSYLKQKCLNGLKHYFINVKRQPVSQKYYERLNKELEIIEQTGFADYFLIVHDYVAYARRNDIIVGPGRGSAAGSLVSFLLRITTVDPIEYNLLFERFLNPERVTMPDIDIDFQDNRRDEVIEYLFEKYGKYNVATIVTYQTIAFKSAFRDACRVYEIDLEIVNLITKSLNEDYLDFTDILKTQRLIKEYSEKEEFKAIFSLTNKLMGCPRQTGTHAAGIIISDVDLRKVLPIRQGLNGIYQTQFDMNYLEDIGLIKMDLLGLRNLTTLKEIIDLVKINHNKEIKLSQIDVNDQKTFDILKQGNTTGIFQLESPGMTNLIIDMKVNSISDISAASSLYRPGPQEMIPEYINNKNTKRVSLVDKSLADILLPTYGVIVYQEQVIQILQKVAGFSLAKSDIVRRAMGKKQIAYMLQVKEEFIANAIINNYSEDKATSIWNWIEKFAMYGFNKSHAIAYSYIGYWLAWFKAHYPAEFYTALLNGAMGNPNKTSKYIKEVKQFGIEVIKPSVKYMNDNYIILNNRIFMPLTLIKGIGRDFVNSLIKIYDEHEDLFEELNTFFYYMKNKGLNESNYTLLAKAGGFDCFGYNKLTMVLNRDFIFSAMIAFNENLSLDKQTKIENLFVEEMNEEIESMYEKEVFGFYISANPITKLKNENAYFKPIDILKLVGNMNNINIIGQVSSIKIIKDKNKKDMAFITVFDETDTIDLTIFASNFETMQYDILTNKNYIFNIKTQTYKNKITGILEKIVKPI is encoded by the coding sequence ATGTCAAATTTTATACCCTTAGTAAATATACGTAGTGTTTATAATTTTCAAGAGTCATTAATTAAAATTGATGACTACATTTCTTTTGCAAAAAAAGAAAAGTTAGAATATTTATTTTATTGTGAAAATAAAACTATGTTTGGGGTAGCTGAATTTTTTAAAAAAGCATCTAGTCAAAATATTAAGCCAATAATAGGTTTATCAATTGAGCTAGAAAATAAAAAAATAATAACATTAATTCCTAAAAACAAGAAATCATATCAAGATGTATGTTTCATATCTTCTGAAATGAATAACGACTTTATTTTAAGTGAACTACAAATATTAGAATTATTACAATCTAAACTAGATCAAAATATGATTGTTATAACTAATCTTACAGAAGAGCATCAAATTTATTTTAATACTGCAGAGATTTATAACACTAATAGTGTTAATTTTTTCTTTAATAACATTAGATATATTTCAAATAATGAACAAGAACATTATAAGGGTGTCTTTGCTTTAAAAAATGGTTTAAACATAACTCAAGCAAATGAAGCTTATAAGATTGATGAATCTTACCCATTAGCAGAAGATATTTTAGAAATTTATCCTGAAACTTTGAAGATTTCAAATGAAATAAGTGAAAAAGTAAATTTAAATATTTTTGATAGTGAAGAAAAGCATATGGCAAAATTTACTGCTCCAGATAATATCCCAAGTTTTTCGTATTTAAAACAAAAATGCCTGAATGGATTGAAGCATTATTTTATTAATGTTAAACGACAACCAGTTTCACAAAAATATTATGAAAGATTAAATAAAGAATTAGAAATAATAGAACAAACAGGTTTTGCTGATTATTTTTTAATTGTTCATGATTATGTAGCATATGCAAGAAGAAATGACATAATAGTTGGGCCAGGGAGAGGAAGCGCAGCAGGAAGTTTAGTTTCATTTTTACTGAGAATAACAACAGTTGATCCAATAGAATATAACTTACTTTTTGAAAGATTTTTAAATCCTGAGCGTGTAACAATGCCTGATATAGATATTGATTTTCAAGATAATAGAAGAGACGAAGTAATTGAATATTTATTTGAAAAATATGGAAAATATAATGTTGCAACAATTGTTACTTATCAAACAATTGCATTTAAATCTGCATTTAGAGATGCATGCAGAGTATATGAAATTGATTTAGAAATTGTTAATTTAATTACTAAATCTTTAAATGAAGATTATTTAGATTTTACAGATATTCTAAAAACGCAAAGATTGATTAAAGAATATAGCGAAAAAGAAGAATTTAAAGCTATTTTTAGCTTAACAAATAAACTAATGGGTTGCCCTAGACAAACCGGAACTCATGCAGCAGGAATTATTATTAGTGACGTTGACTTGAGAAAAGTTTTACCTATTAGACAAGGTCTAAATGGAATTTATCAAACTCAATTTGATATGAATTATTTAGAAGATATTGGCTTAATCAAAATGGATTTGTTAGGTTTAAGAAATTTGACAACTTTGAAAGAAATAATAGATTTGGTAAAAATAAATCATAATAAGGAAATAAAATTATCTCAAATAGATGTAAATGATCAAAAGACTTTTGATATTTTAAAACAAGGTAATACAACTGGTATTTTTCAACTTGAATCTCCAGGTATGACTAATTTAATTATTGATATGAAAGTAAATAGCATTAGTGATATTTCTGCAGCGTCATCTTTGTATAGACCAGGACCGCAAGAGATGATACCAGAGTATATAAACAATAAGAATACAAAAAGGGTGTCTCTTGTTGATAAAAGTTTGGCAGATATTTTACTGCCAACTTATGGGGTTATTGTTTATCAAGAACAAGTAATACAAATTCTTCAAAAAGTTGCTGGTTTTTCACTAGCTAAATCAGATATTGTTAGAAGAGCAATGGGTAAAAAACAAATAGCTTATATGTTGCAAGTAAAGGAAGAATTTATTGCAAATGCAATCATAAACAATTATTCAGAAGACAAGGCAACTTCTATTTGAAATTGAATTGAAAAATTTGCAATGTATGGTTTTAATAAATCTCATGCTATAGCATATTCATATATTGGATACTGATTGGCTTGATTTAAAGCACATTATCCAGCAGAGTTTTACACAGCGCTTTTAAATGGAGCAATGGGTAATCCCAATAAAACAAGTAAGTATATTAAAGAAGTTAAACAGTTTGGAATTGAAGTAATTAAACCTTCTGTAAAATATATGAATGATAATTACATCATTTTAAATAATAGAATTTTTATGCCTCTTACTTTAATAAAAGGTATAGGTAGAGATTTTGTTAACTCTTTAATTAAAATATATGATGAACATGAGGATTTGTTTGAAGAATTAAATACATTTTTCTATTACATGAAAAATAAAGGATTAAATGAATCTAATTATACACTTCTAGCTAAGGCTGGAGGATTTGATTGCTTTGGATATAACAAATTAACAATGGTTTTAAATAGAGATTTTATTTTTAGTGCAATGATTGCTTTTAATGAAAATCTAAGCTTAGATAAACAAACTAAAATTGAAAACTTGTTTGTTGAAGAAATGAATGAAGAAATAGAATCAATGTATGAAAAGGAAGTTTTTGGATTTTATATTTCAGCAAATCCGATTACAAAATTAAAAAATGAAAATGCATATTTTAAACCAATTGATATATTAAAGTTAGTGGGAAATATGAATAATATTAATATTATTGGACAAGTGTCTTCAATAAAAATAATTAAAGATAAAAATAAAAAAGATATGGCTTTCATAACTGTTTTTGATGAAACAGATACAATTGATTTAACAATATTTGCATCAAACTTTGAAACAATGCAATACGATATTTTAACTAACAAGAATTATATTTTTAACATTAAGACGCAAACTTATAAAAATAAAATAACAGGTATACTAGAAAAAATAGTTAAGCCAATTTAG
- a CDS encoding DnaD domain protein, with product MNILNRKYLIYWNKELAKEDHEVLFNLYQPIIGASAIGLYNTLIMESNWSKKLNSSPFTLERIALMTSSSEKQLKKNLGKLTKLKLIRCLKSKKSGNMVIVISSPLSPSQFFQNETIKNWLLRKIGEENFELANIQFKNKEFKINDLDYEIEDLFENNDDNDFDFVDLDSIVETARKEIYLCDQNLNLDDLQRMLYKSGVMIEINESVKSNLDALLMQKEFNEEFIFELMKENYRKSLNEINWISLSKDFKAILKEQTLNKANIELSESDLNIINSFNSTEWTSFYFQCMGIEADDKISEIINSLKVKYNLSDGILNCLISYSYLKNNKRFIYNYVVKIIESIKEKQITTTKELYTYLKKASKKQVKGFENNVERTKSIFKEQKNEFIMEANINIEW from the coding sequence ATGAATATTTTAAATCGCAAATACTTAATTTATTGAAATAAAGAACTTGCCAAAGAAGATCATGAAGTCCTTTTTAACTTATACCAACCTATTATTGGAGCTTCAGCAATTGGACTCTATAATACTCTAATTATGGAGAGCAATTGAAGCAAAAAATTAAATTCTTCCCCATTTACTTTAGAAAGAATAGCTTTAATGACTTCTTCATCAGAAAAACAATTAAAGAAAAATTTGGGCAAATTAACAAAACTAAAATTAATTAGATGTTTGAAATCTAAAAAAAGTGGAAATATGGTTATTGTAATATCTTCACCTTTGTCTCCATCCCAATTTTTTCAAAATGAAACAATTAAAAACTGATTATTAAGAAAAATAGGTGAAGAAAATTTTGAACTAGCAAATATTCAATTTAAAAATAAAGAATTCAAAATTAATGATTTGGATTATGAGATTGAAGATTTATTTGAAAATAATGATGATAATGATTTTGACTTTGTAGATTTAGATTCAATTGTTGAAACAGCAAGAAAAGAAATTTATTTGTGTGATCAAAATTTAAATTTAGATGATTTACAACGTATGCTATATAAATCAGGAGTTATGATTGAAATTAATGAGAGTGTTAAATCAAATCTAGATGCTCTGTTAATGCAAAAAGAATTTAATGAAGAATTTATATTTGAATTAATGAAAGAAAATTACAGAAAATCTTTAAATGAAATTAATTGAATAAGTTTGAGTAAAGACTTTAAAGCAATTTTAAAAGAACAAACATTAAACAAAGCAAATATAGAACTGAGTGAAAGTGATTTAAATATTATAAATAGCTTTAATTCAACTGAGTGAACAAGTTTTTACTTTCAGTGCATGGGAATTGAAGCAGACGACAAAATTAGTGAAATTATAAACTCTTTAAAAGTAAAATATAATTTATCGGATGGAATATTAAATTGCTTAATAAGCTATTCTTACTTAAAAAATAATAAAAGATTTATATATAACTATGTTGTTAAAATAATTGAAAGTATAAAAGAAAAGCAAATAACAACAACAAAAGAGTTGTACACATACTTAAAAAAAGCAAGTAAAAAGCAAGTAAAAGGTTTTGAGAATAATGTTGAAAGAACAAAAAGTATTTTTAAAGAACAGAAAAATGAGTTTATAATGGAAGCAAACATAAATATAGAATGGTAG
- a CDS encoding DnaA ATPase domain-containing protein produces MNIQVLKENKVIQNLINQNADSDNPITDEVLQNNFISLLEFIMDYTECEKGPLKKCNQRIRGRQLNLTYKNSNFYLSSSHCLHFEYENRNQNIKNNYIYKDFSVDEYPKTIKDYINGLKTEGFFTDEEIKERDLLINNAGKQILRYIEVKNNIDRENIKGVYIYGNPGIGKTTIMKTLANEAAKREQKVFFCTAAELIEKYKEQFSNNGFGNVKYMDQMKKCDILFIDDFAGEMTSLWTRDNLWFGILNYRMNRKKLTFISSNFTKEELNKVYLIEKQPKDLEVKKIARLKERISTLTSFYALSGTETKRQ; encoded by the coding sequence ATGAATATTCAAGTTTTAAAAGAAAATAAAGTTATTCAAAATTTAATAAATCAAAATGCTGATTCTGATAATCCAATAACAGATGAAGTTTTACAAAATAATTTTATTAGTCTGCTTGAATTTATAATGGATTATACAGAATGTGAAAAAGGACCTTTAAAAAAATGTAATCAGCGAATAAGAGGAAGACAACTGAATCTTACATATAAAAATTCAAACTTTTATTTAAGTTCATCACATTGTTTACATTTTGAATATGAAAATAGAAATCAAAATATTAAAAATAATTACATTTACAAGGATTTTAGTGTTGATGAATATCCAAAAACAATTAAAGATTACATTAATGGTTTAAAAACAGAAGGATTTTTTACTGATGAAGAGATCAAAGAACGAGATTTGTTAATAAATAATGCAGGAAAACAAATTTTGAGATACATTGAAGTTAAAAATAATATTGATCGTGAAAATATAAAAGGTGTATATATTTACGGAAATCCAGGCATTGGAAAAACAACCATCATGAAAACTTTGGCAAATGAAGCAGCTAAAAGAGAACAAAAAGTTTTCTTTTGCACAGCAGCAGAACTTATAGAAAAATACAAAGAACAATTTAGTAATAATGGTTTTGGAAATGTTAAATATATGGATCAAATGAAAAAATGTGATATTTTATTTATTGATGATTTTGCTGGTGAAATGACATCACTATGAACTAGAGATAATTTATGATTTGGAATTTTAAATTATAGAATGAATAGAAAAAAACTAACTTTTATTTCTTCTAACTTTACAAAAGAAGAGTTAAACAAAGTTTATTTAATTGAAAAACAACCAAAAGATTTGGAAGTAAAAAAAATAGCTAGATTAAAGGAAAGAATATCGACTTTAACTTCATTTTATGCACTTTCTGGAACAGAAACAAAAAGACAATAG